A genomic region of Miscanthus floridulus cultivar M001 chromosome 3, ASM1932011v1, whole genome shotgun sequence contains the following coding sequences:
- the LOC136541386 gene encoding plastid division protein PDV2-like — translation MEGEEIGLVLARASDLRSRISACAAAAGAGAPCPRRDAEEAVKRLGAAGGDEEGAEEEEVESLVGISDALESLERQLAALQDLQHQQRYERETILSQIDRSRRSLLTKLKEYKGQDCEVIHEAAAFAGEKIEHDDGLILPPYSNHVTNSFVLDDLYPLSYMSKSKRLHNGLDSDGTAQDGMRTNGLASRNTGTSKRSLGGGIGAFIGWVAKTAVMVVGAVSIMKAAGYEPVMGRNIINLDIAGLFGGGGKQANGGEERSAPLRCPPGKVMVLENGRAHCVVKERVEVPFDAVLTPPSSRYGLG, via the exons atgGAGGGGGAGGAGATTGGCCTCGTCCTCGCCCGCGCTTCGGACCTCCGCTCCAGGATAtccgcctgcgccgccgccgcgggggcgggggcgccgTGTCCGCGGCGGGACGCCGAGGAGGCGGTGAAGCGGCTGGGCGCGGCGGGGGGCGATGAGGAGggagccgaggaggaggaggtggagagcCTGGTCGGCATCAGCGACGCGCTCGAGTCGCTCGAGCGGCAGCTCGCCGCCCTGCAG GACCTCCAGCACCAACAAAGATACGAACGGGAAACCATATTGAGCCAGATCGACCGAAGCCGGAGATCCCTGCTAACCAAGCTCAAAGAATACAAGGGGCAGGACTGCGAGGTAATCCACGAGGCTGCTGCTTTTGCCGGTGAGAAAATAGAGCATGACGACGGTCTCATCCTGCCTCCATACTCGAACCACGTCACCAACTCGTTTGTGCTCGACGACCTGTACCCTCTGAGCTACATgtccaagtccaagcgcttgcacAACGGACTGGACTCTGACGGAACGGCTCAAGACGGCATGAGAACAAACGGGCTGGCGAGCAGGAATACTGGGACCTCGAAACGCAGCTTGGGAGGAGGGATCGGGGCCTTCATCGGATGGGTGGCTAAGACGGCGGTCATGGTCGTGGGCGCCGTGTCCATCATGAAGGCTGCTGGATACGAGCCCGTGATGGGGCGGAACATTATCAATCTGGACATCGCGGGtctgtttggtggtggtggtaagcaGGCGAACGGCGGAGAGGAGCGGAGCGCTCCTCTGCGGTGCCCTCCTGGCAAAGTGATGGTGCTCGAGAACGGCAGGGCGCACTGCGTCGTGAAGGAAAGAGTGGAGGTGCCTTTCGACGCTGTCCTGACGCCACCAAGTTCAAGGTACGGTTTAGGCTGA